TGAGGTTCATCTTCCAGTTGCCCGCCATCAGCGGCGTGCGCGTGCTCAACGTCAGTCCTCCAGTGCGGCGAGGCCGGGGAGCGTCTTGCCCTCGAGGTATTCGAGGGAGGCGCCGCCACCGGTCGAGATGTGGCCGAATGCGTTCTCGTCGAAGCCCAGGGTGCGCACGGCGGCGGCGGAGTCTCCGCCGCCGACCACGGTGAAGCCCGGGGAGTCGACGAGGGCCTGGGCGACCGCCTTGGTGCCCTCGGCGTAGTCGGGGTGCTCGAAGACGCCCATGGGGCCGTTCCAGAAGACGGTGGCGGCGTCGGCGAGCTTCGAGGCGTACAGCTTGCGGGTCTCAGGACCGATGTCCAGGCCCTCCTGGTCGGCCGGGATGGCGTCCGCGGCGACGGTCGTGGGGTTGGCCGGGGCCTTGGTCTTCAGGTCCGGGAACTCGGTGGAGATGAGGACGTCCACCGGCAGCACCAGCTCGACGCCGTTCTTCTCGGCGCGCTCCATGTACTCCGTGACGGCCGGAATCTGGTCCTCCTGGAGCAGCGAGATGCCGACCTCGTAGCCCTTGGCCTTCAGGAAGGTGTACGCCATGCCGCCGCCGATCAGCAGACGGTCCGCCTTGGCGAGCAGCTGGTCGATCACGGCGAGCTTGTCGGAGACCTTGGCACCGCCGAGGGCGACGACGTAAGGCCGCTGCACGTCCTCGGTGAGCTTCCTCAGCACGCCCACCTCGGTGGCGATGAGGTGGCCGGCGTAGTGCGGCAGCCGGGCCGGGAGGTCGAAGACCGAGGCGTGCTTGCGGTGCACCGCGCCGAAGCCGTCACCGACGTAGACGTCGGCGAGGGCGGCGAGGGCGTCGGCGAAGGCGGCGCGCTCGGCGTCGTCCTTGCTGGTCTCACCGGCGTTGAAGCGCAGGTTCTCGATGACCGCGACCTGGCCGTCGGCGAGGCCGGCGACGGTGGCCTGCGCGGAGTCGCCGACCGTGTCGGTGGCGAACGCGACCTCGGCGCCGAGGAGTTCGCCGAGCCGCGCGGCGGCCGGGGCGAGCGAGAAGGCGGGGTCCGGGGCACCCTTGGGGCGGCCCAGGTGGGAGGCGACGACTACCCGGGCGCCCGCCTCGGCCAGCGCCCTGACGGTGGGCAGCACGGCGCGGATGCGGCCGTCGTCGGTGATGGTGGTGCCGTCCAGCGGCACGTTGAGGTCGGCGCGGACGAAGACCCGCTTGCCGGCCACGCCGTCCGTGAGAAGCTCGTCGATCGTCTTCATGAAGGGGCTCCTGGGAGGGGCTCTCGATACGAGAGGGCTGGTCGTTCTGTACGTGAGTCAGGGCTCGGGCGGCGCGGCGTGCGCTGCCCGAGCCCTGCCCTCACACCGAGGTGCCTGGGGAAGCTGCTCAGAGCTGGTTGCCGACGAAGACCGTGAGGTCGACGAGGCGGTTCGAGTAGCCCCACTCGTTGTCGTACCAGCCGAGAATCTTCACCGAGGTGCCCTCCTGAACCATGGTCAGGGAGGAGTCGAAGGTG
This region of Streptomyces chromofuscus genomic DNA includes:
- a CDS encoding phosphoglycerate kinase translates to MKTIDELLTDGVAGKRVFVRADLNVPLDGTTITDDGRIRAVLPTVRALAEAGARVVVASHLGRPKGAPDPAFSLAPAAARLGELLGAEVAFATDTVGDSAQATVAGLADGQVAVIENLRFNAGETSKDDAERAAFADALAALADVYVGDGFGAVHRKHASVFDLPARLPHYAGHLIATEVGVLRKLTEDVQRPYVVALGGAKVSDKLAVIDQLLAKADRLLIGGGMAYTFLKAKGYEVGISLLQEDQIPAVTEYMERAEKNGVELVLPVDVLISTEFPDLKTKAPANPTTVAADAIPADQEGLDIGPETRKLYASKLADAATVFWNGPMGVFEHPDYAEGTKAVAQALVDSPGFTVVGGGDSAAAVRTLGFDENAFGHISTGGGASLEYLEGKTLPGLAALED